One stretch of Zhihengliuella flava DNA includes these proteins:
- a CDS encoding MFS transporter has protein sequence MTVIGELRMRAASDLSLRGGWDASLRTRVVLTGAVMALLFIGVNIATPLYPLLQEKLALGPFGVTVAFTAYVMSLIVGLVCYGHWSDHIGRRAALVIAVVVGLIGGLIFAFAPGLWALVLGRALQGAAVAAATGASSAALRELLPRHQDWAGRFTLLLNAGGVAAGPIIGGALSLLPNPTVTPFVIHSAALIAVLLPLWLLRARPALDPAPGRARQALRPRRLHLAREAAGQFWIAALTGLLSFAVFGLVLSLAPGYYADLFGIDSRVLLGTLAALALMASAVSQLLGRATPATVAPALIAMGLGVGVLALGAHLTSLHLVIAGSLLAGAAQGLAFRGAFNDAASAIPTEQHAQVISLIYVVTYAGSAIPVLGLGAFANQFGLDLAFIVFAGAVLVCCTVLAAYAWLRRRRAASSPAP, from the coding sequence ATGACAGTCATCGGCGAATTGCGGATGCGGGCGGCCAGCGACCTTTCGCTCCGCGGGGGCTGGGACGCCTCGCTGCGCACGCGGGTGGTGCTCACCGGCGCCGTCATGGCCTTGCTGTTCATCGGCGTCAACATCGCCACGCCCCTCTACCCGCTGTTGCAGGAGAAGCTCGCCCTCGGCCCCTTCGGCGTGACCGTTGCGTTCACCGCCTACGTCATGTCCTTGATCGTCGGGTTGGTCTGCTACGGCCACTGGTCCGATCACATCGGGCGCCGCGCCGCCTTGGTCATCGCCGTCGTCGTTGGCCTGATCGGCGGCCTCATCTTCGCCTTTGCCCCGGGCCTCTGGGCGTTGGTTCTGGGACGCGCGCTGCAAGGCGCCGCCGTCGCCGCCGCCACCGGAGCCTCCAGCGCGGCGCTACGCGAGCTCCTGCCGCGCCACCAGGACTGGGCCGGCCGCTTCACCCTCCTTCTCAACGCCGGTGGCGTGGCCGCCGGACCGATCATCGGTGGCGCGCTCAGTCTGCTGCCGAACCCCACCGTGACGCCGTTTGTGATCCACAGCGCCGCGTTGATCGCCGTGTTACTGCCGCTGTGGCTCCTGCGCGCCCGCCCGGCGTTGGACCCCGCGCCCGGACGGGCACGCCAAGCACTGCGCCCGCGGCGCCTGCACTTGGCGCGCGAGGCGGCCGGCCAATTCTGGATCGCCGCGCTGACGGGTCTGCTGAGCTTCGCCGTGTTCGGCCTCGTTTTGTCACTGGCACCTGGCTACTACGCCGATCTGTTTGGGATTGATTCCCGGGTGCTCCTTGGCACACTCGCGGCGCTCGCCCTCATGGCGTCCGCGGTGAGCCAGCTACTGGGCCGGGCCACGCCAGCCACGGTGGCCCCCGCGCTGATTGCTATGGGCCTCGGGGTCGGGGTCCTGGCCCTCGGGGCACACCTGACGTCCCTGCACCTCGTGATCGCCGGCAGTCTGCTGGCCGGTGCCGCGCAGGGGCTGGCGTTCCGCGGTGCCTTCAATGACGCTGCATCCGCGATTCCCACGGAGCAGCACGCTCAGGTCATCAGCCTGATCTATGTCGTGACGTATGCGGGTAGCGCCATCCCTGTGCTCGGACTCGGCGCCTTCGCCAACCAGTTTGGGCTGGACCTCGCCTTCATCGTCTTCGCGGGCGCGGTGCTGGTGTGTTGCACCGTGTTGGCCGCGTATGCGTGGCTGCGCCGCCGTCGGGCCGCATCGTCTCCTGCGCCCTAG
- the xseA gene encoding exodeoxyribonuclease VII large subunit, translated as MEQPAPTEAPQAMAATAGETSPENPWPLKHFAQILKQHIERAPETWIEGQLLEANVRNGHAYLTMRDVDVENSLSVTVWRSTLSRLEAKPEVGSRVVARVKPNLWLKTGRLSMNASDVRPVGLGDLLARLERLRQALGEEGLFDPELKRALPLLPERIGLITGRDSDAEKDVLRNATLRWPGVEFEVRNTAVQGVNAVAEVMAALAELDADPRVDVIVIARGGGALEDLLPFSSEELVRAVAAASTPVVSAIGHEADRPILDDVADLRASTPTDAAKRIVPDVAEERLGIEQARRRLDRSVEQLVARESERIAALRSRPVLAAPDSMIRERAEDIERLAVRSDAAAQAAVNRADAEISHLRARVRTLSPQHTLDRGYAIVQVSADGAREASAPVARDASDLAAGDQLLIRLARGSLDASVTGTHASNSNPR; from the coding sequence ATGGAGCAGCCCGCACCCACCGAGGCACCACAGGCCATGGCCGCAACCGCCGGGGAGACCAGCCCGGAGAACCCCTGGCCGCTCAAGCACTTTGCTCAGATCCTCAAGCAACACATCGAGCGCGCCCCGGAGACCTGGATCGAGGGCCAGCTGCTGGAGGCCAATGTTCGCAACGGGCATGCCTACCTGACGATGCGCGACGTCGACGTGGAGAACTCCCTGTCCGTGACGGTCTGGCGCTCCACGCTCAGCCGGCTGGAGGCCAAGCCGGAGGTCGGCTCCCGCGTCGTCGCTCGGGTGAAACCGAATCTGTGGCTGAAAACCGGCCGCCTCTCCATGAACGCCTCCGACGTCCGGCCCGTGGGCCTCGGCGACCTCCTCGCCCGGCTCGAACGCCTGCGCCAAGCCCTCGGCGAGGAGGGGCTGTTCGACCCGGAGCTGAAGCGCGCTTTGCCTCTCCTCCCCGAGCGCATTGGGCTCATCACTGGGCGAGACTCGGATGCGGAAAAAGACGTCCTGCGCAACGCCACCCTCCGGTGGCCAGGCGTTGAGTTCGAGGTCCGCAATACCGCCGTTCAAGGCGTCAATGCCGTCGCCGAGGTCATGGCGGCGCTGGCCGAGCTCGACGCCGACCCGCGAGTTGACGTCATCGTCATCGCTCGCGGCGGCGGGGCGCTGGAAGACCTCCTGCCCTTCAGCTCGGAGGAACTCGTCCGAGCCGTCGCCGCAGCGTCCACCCCGGTGGTCAGCGCCATCGGGCACGAGGCGGACCGGCCCATCCTCGACGACGTGGCCGATCTGCGGGCCTCAACGCCCACCGACGCGGCCAAGCGAATCGTGCCAGACGTCGCCGAAGAGCGCCTCGGCATCGAGCAGGCCCGCCGCCGGCTAGACCGCTCCGTCGAACAACTCGTGGCCCGCGAAAGCGAACGCATCGCCGCCCTCCGCAGCCGGCCCGTTCTCGCCGCCCCCGACAGCATGATCCGCGAGCGCGCAGAAGACATCGAACGCCTCGCCGTCCGCTCTGACGCGGCGGCACAGGCCGCAGTCAACCGCGCCGACGCCGAGATCTCCCATTTGCGCGCCCGGGTCCGCACCCTCTCGCCCCAGCACACCTTGGATCGCGGCTACGCGATCGTGCAGGTGTCCGCGGACGGCGCCCGCGAGGCCTCGGCGCCGGTCGCCAGGGATGCCAGCGACCTGGCCGCCGGAGACCAGCTGCTCATTCGGCTGGCTCGCGGCAGCCTAGATGCCTCCGTGACCGGCACACACGCCAGCAACTCCAACCCGCGCTAA
- a CDS encoding PPK2 family polyphosphate kinase, protein MHDVYAAVNPVEPAAGIPAFETSPTTTLRARIPLRLAEIDPRGTAGYAGSKAESKETLAGMDPVLSDWQERLFAASRHGSAQRVLLIIQGMDTAGKGGIVRHVIGSVDPQGVHHAAFKAPTAEELAHDFLWRIEREVPQEGMLGVFDRSHYEDVLIARVRGLADHDEVQRRFAAIRDFEARLAEAGTAIVKVMLHISREEQAERLAARLDRPEKHWKFDPSDIDERAMWEDYQLAYQAAIEATDADHAPWFVVPADRKWFARISVQALLIDALQGLNPQWPAATFDVEAEKARLAASR, encoded by the coding sequence ATGCACGACGTCTACGCAGCGGTTAATCCGGTGGAGCCGGCCGCCGGGATTCCTGCCTTTGAGACCAGCCCCACGACGACGCTGCGCGCGCGCATCCCCCTCCGGCTGGCGGAGATCGACCCGCGGGGCACCGCTGGCTATGCCGGGTCCAAGGCGGAGAGCAAGGAGACGCTAGCCGGTATGGATCCCGTGCTATCTGACTGGCAGGAGCGGCTCTTTGCGGCCTCCCGGCACGGGTCCGCGCAGCGGGTTTTGCTGATCATTCAGGGAATGGACACGGCCGGCAAGGGCGGCATCGTCCGTCATGTCATCGGTTCGGTGGATCCGCAAGGCGTGCATCACGCGGCCTTTAAAGCGCCGACGGCGGAGGAACTGGCCCACGACTTCCTCTGGCGGATCGAGCGGGAGGTTCCGCAAGAGGGCATGTTGGGGGTCTTTGACCGGTCCCACTACGAGGACGTGCTCATTGCTCGCGTCCGTGGCCTCGCGGATCATGATGAGGTGCAACGTCGGTTCGCCGCCATTCGCGATTTCGAGGCCCGCCTCGCCGAGGCGGGGACCGCCATCGTCAAGGTCATGCTCCATATTTCCCGCGAGGAGCAGGCTGAGCGATTGGCTGCCCGACTGGACCGTCCGGAGAAGCATTGGAAGTTCGACCCGTCGGATATTGACGAACGGGCGATGTGGGAGGACTACCAGCTGGCGTACCAGGCGGCCATTGAGGCGACGGATGCCGATCACGCACCGTGGTTCGTTGTTCCGGCGGACCGTAAGTGGTTTGCCCGCATTTCAGTCCAGGCGCTGCTCATTGACGCGCTCCAGGGACTCAATCCCCAGTGGCCGGCCGCGACGTTCGACGTCGAGGCGGAGAAGGCCCGGTTGGCGGCGTCGCGCTAG
- a CDS encoding ABC transporter substrate-binding protein: MNFPRPRRALSAVALTAVLVATAACGTGTTPSNSPEPDGSSGSGTAGASESVADPLIVAVPNGTLDASIVAELYIGALTRAGVPVEARRDVTDWEQYGDAVREGRIDVVPGYTGELLYAFDATTTARESGEVSAELREALPESLAVLDTGPASRQPLLAMTQAGSAEYEVTALSDLGEVCEDLGFGGPQPLLTRADGIPELREDYDCDPSSFTQLETSQASLEALINDRVQVAELVNTDPSLEAHGLVVLEGSRQHFMADDIVPVVHQESVGEEAREVLNRVTAELTVEDLIQLNIQRGGDAPVSASAAAETWLTEHGFEQ; this comes from the coding sequence GTGAATTTTCCCCGACCGCGCCGGGCGCTGAGCGCGGTAGCGCTGACGGCCGTCCTGGTCGCGACTGCCGCGTGCGGAACCGGGACGACGCCGTCGAACTCGCCCGAGCCCGACGGCTCCTCCGGGAGCGGAACGGCGGGGGCGTCCGAAAGCGTCGCTGATCCGCTCATCGTCGCCGTGCCGAACGGGACGCTTGACGCGTCGATCGTTGCCGAGCTGTACATCGGCGCGCTGACGCGTGCTGGTGTTCCCGTCGAGGCCCGCCGCGACGTGACCGACTGGGAGCAATACGGCGACGCCGTGCGGGAGGGGCGGATCGACGTCGTCCCGGGATACACGGGGGAATTGCTCTACGCCTTCGATGCGACGACGACGGCGCGCGAGTCAGGGGAGGTCTCGGCCGAGCTGCGCGAAGCCCTGCCGGAGTCGCTGGCGGTGCTAGACACCGGGCCTGCCAGCCGGCAGCCACTTCTGGCCATGACGCAGGCGGGCAGCGCGGAGTATGAGGTCACCGCCCTGTCTGACCTCGGCGAGGTTTGCGAGGACTTGGGTTTCGGCGGCCCGCAGCCCCTCCTGACCCGCGCGGACGGCATCCCCGAGCTGCGGGAGGATTATGACTGCGATCCGTCTTCTTTTACGCAGCTCGAGACCAGCCAAGCGAGCTTGGAGGCGTTGATCAACGACCGCGTGCAGGTCGCTGAGTTGGTCAATACGGATCCCAGCCTGGAGGCCCATGGCTTGGTGGTGTTGGAGGGCTCTCGTCAGCACTTCATGGCGGATGACATCGTGCCCGTGGTGCACCAAGAGTCCGTGGGTGAGGAGGCCCGCGAGGTCCTGAATCGGGTGACGGCGGAGCTGACGGTCGAGGACCTGATTCAGCTCAATATCCAGCGCGGTGGCGACGCCCCCGTGAGCGCATCGGCCGCGGCGGAAACGTGGTTAACGGAACACGGGTTCGAGCAGTAG
- a CDS encoding 4-hydroxy-3-methylbut-2-enyl diphosphate reductase — protein MPTSTTAPAPVSVPMPQVPRQRRSPEEVAAAAPVDGPKRVLLAAPRGYCAGVDRAVIAVEKALEHYGAPVYVRKEIVHNRHVVSELEARGAIFVEETDEVPEEELVVFSAHGVSPAVVQSAADRNLRTIDATCPLVTKVHREAVRFAKQKNQILLIGHEGHEEVEGTYGEAPESTTIVNNPEEARTVQVEDPDKLIWLSQTTLSVDETMEIVNILRERFPNLQDPPSDDICYATSNRQVAIKKIAPEADLVIVVGSANSSNSVRLVEVALEYGAKDAHRVDFANEVDESWFEGVATVGVTSGASVPDVLVQDVLRLLADYGFADQEEVVTAEEDILFSLPKELRAKLKESGDTSVGLGGRGQGPSR, from the coding sequence ATGCCTACCAGCACTACCGCGCCCGCCCCCGTATCCGTGCCGATGCCGCAGGTCCCTCGCCAGCGACGTTCGCCCGAAGAGGTGGCCGCCGCAGCGCCCGTCGACGGGCCGAAGCGTGTCCTGCTGGCCGCCCCTCGTGGGTACTGCGCCGGCGTGGACCGCGCGGTGATCGCCGTGGAGAAAGCCCTGGAGCACTACGGTGCCCCCGTCTATGTCCGCAAAGAAATCGTGCACAACCGGCACGTGGTCTCCGAGCTGGAGGCGCGGGGCGCCATCTTCGTGGAGGAAACCGACGAGGTCCCGGAAGAAGAGCTGGTGGTTTTCTCGGCGCACGGCGTGAGCCCGGCCGTGGTGCAGTCTGCTGCAGATCGCAACTTGCGCACTATTGACGCGACCTGCCCGCTGGTGACCAAGGTTCACCGCGAGGCCGTGCGCTTTGCCAAGCAGAAGAACCAGATCCTCCTGATCGGCCACGAGGGGCACGAGGAGGTCGAGGGCACGTACGGTGAGGCGCCGGAATCCACCACGATTGTGAACAACCCGGAGGAAGCACGCACGGTTCAGGTTGAGGACCCGGACAAGCTCATTTGGCTCTCCCAGACCACGTTGTCCGTTGACGAGACCATGGAGATCGTCAACATCCTCCGTGAGCGTTTCCCCAACTTGCAGGACCCGCCGAGCGATGACATTTGCTACGCCACGAGCAACCGGCAGGTGGCGATTAAGAAGATCGCTCCGGAGGCAGATTTGGTGATCGTGGTGGGGTCAGCGAACTCCTCCAACTCGGTCCGCCTCGTTGAAGTGGCCCTGGAGTACGGTGCCAAGGACGCGCACCGCGTGGACTTCGCTAACGAGGTCGACGAATCGTGGTTTGAGGGCGTCGCCACCGTCGGCGTCACGTCAGGGGCCTCGGTGCCGGACGTCTTGGTTCAGGATGTGCTGCGGCTGCTGGCCGACTACGGCTTTGCCGATCAGGAGGAAGTGGTCACCGCGGAAGAGGACATCTTGTTTTCTCTCCCGAAGGAGCTGCGCGCCAAGCTCAAGGAATCGGGGGATACCTCGGTGGGCCTCGGCGGCCGCGGTCAGGGGCCCAGCCGCTAA
- a CDS encoding exodeoxyribonuclease VII small subunit: protein MTTDPNIDTPHESTANTDVAELNYEQAREELIAVVSQLEAGGASLEQSLALWERGEALAARCEAWLDGARKRLEAARAHTEDEA, encoded by the coding sequence ATGACCACGGATCCGAACATTGACACGCCCCACGAATCCACCGCGAACACTGACGTCGCTGAGCTGAACTATGAGCAGGCCCGCGAAGAGCTCATCGCCGTCGTCTCCCAACTCGAGGCCGGTGGTGCCAGCCTCGAGCAGTCACTGGCCCTCTGGGAACGCGGAGAAGCCCTCGCGGCGCGTTGCGAAGCGTGGCTCGACGGCGCACGCAAACGACTCGAAGCGGCACGGGCCCACACTGAGGACGAAGCGTAG
- a CDS encoding pyridoxal phosphate-dependent aminotransferase, translating to MSARNGSSNETQRYTQSSKLRDVLYDIRGPVLEHAQRMEAEGHRILKLNIGNPAPFGFEAPDEILVDMIRNLPNAQGYSDSRGILSARTAVSQYYQTRGIRTISVDDIYLGNGVSELITLSLTALLENGDEVLIPAPDYPLWTASVSLAGGRPVHYLTVEEEGWMPDLEDMASKITDKTKGIVLINPNNPTGAVYPKHVIEDILELARRHGLIVFSDEIYEKILYDDAVHYNTAALSDDVLTLTFSGLSKAYRVCGFRAGWMAISGPKHHAQDFIEGINLLTNMRLCANVPGQNAIQTALGGYQSINDLILPGGRLLEQRNLAYKLLNDIPGVSVQQAQGAMYLFPKLDPEVYPIKNDEKFALDLLKQQKLLVTHGTGFNWVAPDHFRLVTLPNVRDLENAIYRIADFLEYLRERG from the coding sequence ATGTCAGCTCGGAACGGTTCCTCCAACGAAACTCAGCGGTATACGCAGTCCTCCAAACTTCGCGATGTCTTGTATGACATCCGTGGCCCGGTGTTGGAGCACGCCCAGCGCATGGAGGCCGAAGGGCACCGGATCCTGAAGCTCAACATTGGTAACCCGGCACCGTTCGGCTTCGAGGCGCCGGACGAGATTCTGGTGGACATGATCCGGAATCTGCCGAACGCGCAGGGGTATTCGGATTCACGCGGCATCCTCTCCGCCCGCACCGCGGTGTCCCAGTACTACCAAACCCGCGGTATCCGCACGATCAGCGTGGATGACATCTACCTCGGTAACGGGGTGTCCGAGCTCATCACGCTCAGCCTGACCGCGTTGCTGGAAAACGGGGATGAGGTCCTCATACCGGCGCCGGACTACCCGCTCTGGACTGCGTCGGTCTCCCTGGCCGGGGGGCGCCCCGTGCACTACCTCACCGTGGAGGAGGAGGGGTGGATGCCGGATCTGGAGGACATGGCCTCCAAGATCACGGACAAGACCAAGGGCATTGTCCTGATCAATCCCAACAACCCCACCGGTGCGGTCTATCCGAAGCACGTCATCGAGGACATTCTGGAATTGGCCCGGCGGCACGGCCTCATCGTCTTCTCAGACGAGATCTACGAGAAGATCCTGTACGACGACGCGGTGCACTACAACACAGCGGCCCTGTCCGACGACGTGCTGACCCTGACGTTCTCCGGGCTGTCCAAGGCCTACCGCGTGTGCGGTTTCCGCGCCGGCTGGATGGCCATTTCCGGGCCCAAGCACCACGCGCAGGATTTCATTGAGGGCATCAACCTGCTGACGAATATGCGCCTCTGCGCCAACGTGCCCGGGCAGAACGCCATTCAGACGGCGCTGGGCGGTTACCAGTCCATCAATGACCTGATTCTTCCGGGCGGGCGCCTCTTGGAGCAGCGCAATCTGGCCTACAAGTTGCTCAATGACATCCCCGGGGTGTCCGTGCAGCAGGCGCAGGGAGCCATGTACCTCTTCCCGAAGCTTGATCCCGAGGTATACCCGATCAAGAATGACGAGAAGTTCGCGCTAGATCTGCTGAAGCAGCAGAAGCTACTCGTCACGCACGGTACGGGGTTCAACTGGGTGGCGCCCGATCACTTCCGTCTGGTCACGCTGCCCAACGTGCGGGATTTGGAGAACGCCATCTACCGGATCGCAGATTTCCTGGAGTATTTGCGCGAACGCGGCTAA
- a CDS encoding NUDIX hydrolase, with amino-acid sequence MTEPTRAFDTRLAAYCVVVRDGQILLALWDARDISADLRPRWTLPGGGIELRERIEDGAVREVAEETGYTVRLGRLLGVDSGVVEVGHRLRGEPRPLQTVAVLYQAEVTGGRLTHEVGGSTSQAAWFPLEGVAELDRVSRVDAALELYRKAAG; translated from the coding sequence ATGACCGAACCGACCCGCGCCTTCGATACCCGGCTGGCCGCCTACTGCGTGGTGGTCCGCGACGGGCAGATTCTCCTCGCCCTGTGGGATGCGCGCGATATTAGTGCCGACCTCCGCCCACGCTGGACGTTGCCTGGCGGGGGCATCGAGCTCCGCGAACGCATCGAGGACGGAGCCGTGCGTGAGGTCGCTGAAGAAACCGGCTATACCGTGCGGCTTGGGCGGCTGCTGGGTGTGGACTCCGGAGTCGTGGAAGTGGGGCACCGCCTGCGCGGTGAACCGCGCCCGCTGCAAACCGTGGCTGTTCTCTACCAGGCCGAGGTCACGGGCGGGCGGCTCACCCACGAGGTCGGAGGCTCCACCTCCCAAGCAGCGTGGTTTCCGCTGGAAGGTGTGGCCGAACTCGATCGGGTCTCCCGCGTCGATGCGGCGCTCGAGCTGTACCGTAAAGCCGCCGGGTGA
- a CDS encoding tetratricopeptide repeat protein has product MSALTDRLGRILHSAPAHPLGDPASATECLDLAYERAYAEDHSGALRAAMRGLEFPDAALTTRLSLWGVTASIRHLSGDDDGARLAAHARQALLRAEGWTHQADMEEDLGSLLFREATEEEMPLLEAALLTHEGAGAPDDVLADIKLALAVAQHTQGSAAALEALQWCANAYQAAGRAESEGGALLYLAHAYAGMEEAETALGVAERLLELNLNRAMGAAVWMVKATVNGERGHAIEAEGCALEALELYASAGIRKGAVSAAAAVAQLAASAADHEAAILAWKVAIEQAERGEFDQTWALRLALGHQLLDAAEYVLAEELLSTLAEQLGATGHATERARALVSWGHSVRHQERFDEAARLWREAIMVFEQSGLAGEAARTLLALATLLGQQDEPAEARAGYERAVDLARQADSDPAALPTALHALGHSLCEAGDPDGLSALDEAIRLADEHGAAWHAADFRDTHARSAWALGDGRGAVAEALDAADRFRGVDDADAAGNAELFAAHVLTESGRLDEAAALYRMISADHAESVAHVNAAQRGLAEVLDQQGLSLQAEEARSKAQEVVDTALTEAEDSARDALAAEEAALGTPRSVDDPGPPVDEEEAPAVEDEAPADGDEVPADGDDPEDGDSGSGPRDQTGPDGKDG; this is encoded by the coding sequence GTGTCAGCTCTAACGGACCGACTCGGCCGTATCCTCCACAGCGCACCCGCCCACCCGCTGGGCGATCCGGCCAGCGCCACCGAGTGCCTCGATCTGGCGTACGAGCGCGCGTACGCGGAGGACCACTCCGGCGCGCTGCGAGCGGCCATGCGCGGCCTTGAATTTCCCGACGCGGCGCTCACCACGCGGCTGTCCCTGTGGGGCGTGACGGCCTCCATCCGTCACCTCTCCGGGGACGACGACGGCGCCCGGCTCGCCGCGCACGCCCGGCAGGCGCTGCTGCGCGCCGAGGGATGGACGCACCAAGCGGACATGGAAGAAGACCTCGGGTCGCTGCTATTTCGCGAAGCGACGGAGGAGGAAATGCCGCTGCTGGAGGCGGCCCTGCTCACGCACGAGGGCGCGGGCGCCCCCGATGACGTGCTGGCGGACATCAAGCTGGCCCTCGCGGTAGCCCAACACACCCAAGGTTCCGCTGCCGCGCTGGAGGCCCTGCAGTGGTGTGCTAACGCGTATCAAGCGGCGGGACGCGCGGAGTCGGAGGGCGGAGCGTTGTTGTATCTCGCACACGCCTACGCCGGGATGGAAGAGGCTGAAACCGCACTCGGAGTGGCCGAACGCCTCCTCGAGCTGAACCTCAACCGGGCGATGGGCGCGGCCGTCTGGATGGTCAAGGCAACGGTCAACGGCGAGCGCGGCCATGCCATCGAGGCCGAAGGGTGCGCGCTCGAGGCCCTGGAGCTGTACGCCTCGGCTGGCATCCGCAAGGGCGCCGTCTCGGCGGCCGCCGCCGTCGCTCAGCTCGCGGCATCGGCGGCGGATCATGAGGCCGCGATTCTGGCGTGGAAGGTGGCGATCGAGCAGGCCGAACGCGGTGAATTTGACCAAACGTGGGCGCTCCGGCTGGCGCTCGGTCACCAATTGCTGGACGCCGCCGAATACGTGCTTGCGGAGGAGCTGCTGAGCACGCTCGCGGAGCAACTCGGCGCTACTGGCCACGCGACCGAACGGGCGCGAGCGCTGGTCTCGTGGGGGCATAGCGTGCGCCATCAGGAACGGTTTGATGAGGCCGCACGGCTGTGGCGTGAGGCGATCATGGTGTTCGAGCAGTCCGGGCTCGCTGGCGAAGCGGCGCGGACACTCCTCGCGCTCGCCACGCTGCTCGGCCAACAAGATGAGCCCGCCGAGGCCCGGGCTGGCTACGAACGTGCGGTGGATTTGGCGCGGCAGGCTGACTCCGACCCGGCGGCTCTGCCCACGGCCCTGCACGCGTTGGGGCATTCGCTCTGTGAGGCGGGTGATCCCGACGGCCTGAGCGCCTTGGACGAGGCGATCCGGCTGGCCGACGAGCACGGTGCCGCGTGGCACGCGGCCGATTTCCGGGACACGCACGCGCGCAGCGCCTGGGCTCTCGGGGACGGACGCGGCGCCGTCGCCGAGGCGCTCGACGCGGCGGACCGCTTTCGCGGGGTGGACGACGCCGATGCCGCCGGCAACGCGGAACTCTTCGCCGCACATGTGCTGACGGAATCCGGCCGCCTCGACGAGGCCGCGGCCCTGTACCGCATGATCTCCGCCGATCACGCGGAATCGGTGGCTCACGTCAATGCCGCACAGCGCGGCCTCGCCGAGGTCTTGGACCAGCAGGGACTCTCGCTGCAGGCGGAGGAAGCGCGGAGTAAAGCCCAAGAGGTCGTGGACACTGCCCTCACCGAGGCCGAGGACTCGGCGCGCGACGCCCTCGCCGCCGAAGAGGCGGCCCTCGGAACGCCCCGCTCGGTGGACGATCCCGGGCCGCCCGTCGACGAGGAGGAGGCGCCCGCCGTCGAGGACGAGGCGCCCGCCGACGGGGACGAGGTGCCCGCCGACGGGGACGACCCGGAGGACGGGGATTCCGGCAGCGGTCCACGTGACCAGACCGGACCCGACGGGAAGGACGGGTAG
- a CDS encoding Lrp/AsnC family transcriptional regulator, which translates to MPSSVGVLDATDLRLLAAMIEDPRAQISDLAVSLSLARNTVQSRMRRLLRSGAVRDGGRDVDLAAIGYDVLAFITMEVDHRELDSVVQSLGTSPHVLEVFETSGRGDVWCRVAARDTHNLQQVLRGILKLRGVLRTETSLALSEHIPFRAGPLVQRTLTDA; encoded by the coding sequence ATGCCAAGTTCAGTCGGCGTGTTAGATGCCACAGACCTGCGCCTGCTCGCGGCGATGATCGAGGACCCGCGCGCACAGATCAGCGACCTCGCCGTGTCCCTGTCGCTCGCGCGCAACACGGTGCAGTCCCGCATGCGGCGTTTGCTGCGCTCGGGGGCGGTGCGCGACGGCGGTCGCGACGTCGACCTAGCGGCCATCGGGTACGACGTCCTGGCCTTCATCACCATGGAGGTGGACCATCGCGAGCTGGACTCGGTGGTCCAGTCCCTCGGTACGTCACCGCACGTCCTCGAGGTCTTCGAGACCTCCGGCCGCGGCGATGTCTGGTGCCGCGTCGCCGCGCGGGACACGCATAACCTGCAACAGGTCTTGCGAGGCATCCTCAAGCTCCGCGGCGTCTTGCGCACGGAGACCTCCTTGGCCCTGAGTGAACACATCCCCTTCCGCGCGGGACCGCTAGTACAACGAACGCTCACGGATGCGTAA